GATACCAAAGGGAAAGAGTTATCTTACATAAAAGATGTAATTGAAAGCTTAGGTGCTGATACCCTCTGTATCGATACAGGTATATTTGAAACAGATTTTGATATTGATATTACTTGTGGTGAATTAGCCAGAGAAGTCGATGCAGATATTCATAAATTGCGTGAAAGAAACGATCGTGGTGAAAATGTTGACACTCAATGCAGAGCTCTAGAAAAATTATTGCCAAGATTATATGCAGAGGATAAGATTGATGCAGCTATCTCTGCTGGAGGTTCTGGTGGTACTTCTATCGTTGCTCCAGCATTCCGTGCCTTGCCAATCGGAGTTCCAAAAATAATAGTCTCCACAATGGCAGCTTCAAGTACAGGTCATACATATATAGGTGAAAGTGATTTAATCCTTATTCCATCAATTGTTGACGTTGCTGGTCTAAACTCAATTTCTACACAGATCTATGATAACGCAGCCAAAGCTATAGTCGGTATGGCATCTCTTGAGCACGAAAACACGCACGAAAACAAACCTTTAATCGCAGCTACAATGTTTGGTAATACAACACCAGCAGTTAACTATGCACGTGAATATATGGAAGAACAAGGTTATGAAGTTCTAGTATTCCACGCTACAGGTTCTGGTGGTAAGACTATGGAACACTTAATCGACCAAGGTTTCTTCGATGGTGTACTAGATATTACAACAACAGAATGGAATGACGAATTGTTCGGCGGTGTTTTAGCAGCTGGTCCAAATAGATTAGAGTCCGCAGGTAAATTAGGTGTACCTCAAATAGTTTCTGTTGGTGCTATTGATGAAATCAACTTCGGCCACATCGATACTTTGCCAGAAGCAATGAAATCTAGAAATATTTACAAACACAACCCTATGGTTACTCTAGTCAGAACAACCCCAGAAGAAAACAAAGCTGCAGGTGAGGAAATTGCAGAAAAACTCAATATGTCAAACGGTCCTACAGTTCTTATTTACCCACTCAAAGGTAACGGTTATCTATCTGAAGAAGGTATGCCATTCTATGATGCCGAAGCAGATGCAGCCTTGTTACAAGCATTACGAGATAATTTAGATCCTGAAAAAGTCACTCTAATAGAACTAGATACACACATTAACACTAAAGAATTTGGTGAAGCATGTGCTAAGAAACTTCTAGAATTATTAGGCAAGTAATTTGAGAATATCGATAAAAAATATTAATAAAAATATATAGAGAAAAATCTAACGTAGATTTAAAAACAAATTAGGAGGTAAAAAATGAATAATTTAAGCAGAAAAGAAATAATGGAAAAATTTAAACAACAAGTAGAATCAGGCGAAATGCTACTTGGTGTCGGTGCTGGTACAGGTATCACAGCTAAATCAAGTGAAGCCGGTGGCGCTGACATGTTCATTATCTATAACTCTGGTCGTTATAGAATGGCTGGTAGAGGTTCACTCGCAGGCTTACTCGCATACGGAGATGCTAACCAAATAGTTACTGAAATGGCAGGCGAAGTTATTCCAGTAGTTAAAAACACCCCTGTACTAGCAGGTGTTAACGGTACTGACCCATTCAGAAATATGCCTTACTTCTTGAAACAATTAAAAGAAATGGGATTTGACGGTGTACAAAACTTCCCTACTGTAGGTCTTATTGACGGTACCTTCAGACAAAACCTAGAAGAAACAGGTATGGGCTACGACCTAGAAGTTGAAATGATTAGACACGCACACGAGCTAGACATGTTGACAACTCCTTATGTCTTCAATGCTGACGATGCACGCAAAATGGCAGAAGCTGGCGCAGATATTCTAGTTGCTCACATGGGTCTTACAACATCAGGTACTATCGGTGCTGAAACATCCAAGACTCTAGACGACTGTGTTAAATTAATTGATGAAATCGCAGCTGCTGGACGTGAGGTAAATCCAGATATTATGGTAATTGCTCACGGTGGTCCTATCGCAGAACCAGAAGAAGCAAAATACGTAGTAGAAAATTGCGAAAATATTCAAGGTTTCTTCGGAGCTTCAAGTATTGAGAGATTAGCTGCAGAGCGTGGCATCAAAGAGCAAACAGAAAGCTTCAAGGATATTAAGTTGAAGTAAGTTAATTATAACTAGAAGAGCGGATCAAAAGAAGAAACAGGGGTTTCATTGGAAGTGTACCGACCCCCAAAAGTTAGACCAAAATCTAACGATTGGGAGGTCGGTATTTTTATGGCAAAACATAGTTTTGAATTCAAGAAGAAAGTTGTTTTAGAATATTTGGATGGTAAAGGTGGACTGGATTATCTTTCTAAAAAATATGGATTTGGCTCTAATTCTCAAATACGCAAATGGATCAATGCATATAAGGCGTTTGGCGATGAAGGATTAATGCGTTCTCGTAAAAAAGCAAAATATTCTTTCGAAAAGAAGCTTTATGTTGTAGAGTTATATCTATCAAGTGAGATTTCATACCAAGACTTGGCGATCCGAGAAGGTATAAACAATCCAAGTATGATTTGTAACTGGGTTAACCGCTTTCGTGTTGCTGGTCCTGATGCTTTGAAACCTCGTAAGAAAGGTCGAAAGAGAAAATTGGATAAACCTAAGATAGATAGTAAAGCTAAACAATTAGAAGAAAAAATAGTTGATACAAGTGCAGAATATGTTAAAGAACTAGAAGATGAATTGCTTAAACTAAAAATTGAGAATGCCTTTTTAAAAGAACTGAGGAGACTGCGTTTAGAGGACGAGGCAAAAATGAGAGAACGGCACTCGTCATCAACAGTCTCCGAGGAGAATTCAAACTAAAAGACCTTCTCTCTTATACAAGCATGCCTAAAGCAACATATATGTACTGGCAGAAAAGATTCTATAGAGAGAACCCTGATAAAGAAATCGAGGATAAGATTATTGAAATCAGAGAGACTCACAAGAATTATGGTTATCGTCGAGTGGTTGGAGAATTAAGAAACCAAGGCTACTGTGTGAACAAAAAGAAAGTACAACGTATAATGCAAAAACTTGTTTTGCAGGTTACCTCCTTCACTCGAAAGAGCCGAAAGTACAGTTCGTACAAAGGTAAAGTCGGAACGGTTGCTCCTAATCGCATAAGGAGACGATTTAATACATATATTCCACATCAGAAGATTACAACAGATACTACAGAGTTTAAGTATTATGAGATTAATGCTAAGGGTCACATGACAATGCATAAGCTCTATCTGGATCCATTTATGGA
Above is a window of Fastidiosipila sanguinis DNA encoding:
- a CDS encoding Tm-1-like ATP-binding domain-containing protein yields the protein MSRKKTIAVVGTFDTKGKELSYIKDVIESLGADTLCIDTGIFETDFDIDITCGELAREVDADIHKLRERNDRGENVDTQCRALEKLLPRLYAEDKIDAAISAGGSGGTSIVAPAFRALPIGVPKIIVSTMAASSTGHTYIGESDLILIPSIVDVAGLNSISTQIYDNAAKAIVGMASLEHENTHENKPLIAATMFGNTTPAVNYAREYMEEQGYEVLVFHATGSGGKTMEHLIDQGFFDGVLDITTTEWNDELFGGVLAAGPNRLESAGKLGVPQIVSVGAIDEINFGHIDTLPEAMKSRNIYKHNPMVTLVRTTPEENKAAGEEIAEKLNMSNGPTVLIYPLKGNGYLSEEGMPFYDAEADAALLQALRDNLDPEKVTLIELDTHINTKEFGEACAKKLLELLGK
- a CDS encoding phosphoenolpyruvate hydrolase family protein produces the protein MNNLSRKEIMEKFKQQVESGEMLLGVGAGTGITAKSSEAGGADMFIIYNSGRYRMAGRGSLAGLLAYGDANQIVTEMAGEVIPVVKNTPVLAGVNGTDPFRNMPYFLKQLKEMGFDGVQNFPTVGLIDGTFRQNLEETGMGYDLEVEMIRHAHELDMLTTPYVFNADDARKMAEAGADILVAHMGLTTSGTIGAETSKTLDDCVKLIDEIAAAGREVNPDIMVIAHGGPIAEPEEAKYVVENCENIQGFFGASSIERLAAERGIKEQTESFKDIKLK
- a CDS encoding IS3 family transposase (programmed frameshift); the encoded protein is MAKHSFEFKKKVVLEYLDGKGGLDYLSKKYGFGSNSQIRKWINAYKAFGDEGLMRSRKKAKYSFEKKLYVVELYLSSEISYQDLAIREGINNPSMICNWVNRFRVAGPDALKPRKKGRKRKLDKPKIDSKAKQLEEKIVDTSAEYVKELEDELLKLKIENAFLKELRRLRLEDEAKMRERHSSSTVSEEKFKLKDLLSYTSMPKATYMYWQKRFYRENPDKEIEDKIIEIRETHKNYGYRRVVGELRNQGYCVNKKKVQRIMQKLVLQVTSFTRKSRKYSSYKGKVGTVAPNRIRRRFNTYIPHQKITTDTTEFKYYEINAKGHMTMHKLYLDPFMDMCNGEIISYAIDKNPSAKNVMGALEQAIAITSDCKYRRTFHSDQGWAYQMKAYSHRLKEERIFQSMSRKGNCRDNAVMENFFGLLKQEIYYGVTYYSYDELKSEIERYIKYYNEQRIKEKLGWLSPVQYRLRLLAA